CGCACCTCTTCATTTTACTCTTACACGCAACAAAACCCCTCACCTCGAGTTAGGTGAGGGATTTTATTGTACGAGCTCTATTTCATTATAAACTTCTTCTTATTTTACAAGAAAAACTTACGGATGTCATTCCATGTTACAACTAACATAAGCAACATTAATAATGCAAATCCAATAAAGTGAACCATTCCTTCTTTTTGACGATCAATCGGTTTCCCTCTTAATGCCTCAATTAAGAAGAAGAACAAACGTCCACCGTCTAAAGCTGGAACTGGTAATAAATTAAATAAACCAAGGTTAATACTTAAAACTGCCGCTAAACTTAGTACACGCGTAAATCCATAATCTACAACTTGATCTGTTAGATTATAAATTCCTACTGGACCTGACAACTCATTAATAGAAAATTGACCAGTTACTAATTTCACAAGAGAATCAAAAATTAGTTTCGTCCATTCGTACGTTTGTTCAAAACCTGATTTAATAGAACCCATCACTGTTTTCTCTACAGGAGAGTAAACACCAATTCTACCAACTTCTTCTTTTCCTTCTTTATCAACCGTTGGCGTTACTTTCACATTAATCTGTTCACTATCACGCTTTACTTGTAACGTAATTTCTTTATTCGGGTTTTCACGTACAATGTTAACAACATCTTTCCATGTACTTGTGTTTTTCCCATCAATAGCTTGAATTGTATCATTTTCTTTTAATCCAGCTTGCTGTGCTGCACTATTATCCATTACTTTTCCGACCATTGGTTTATCAACGGGAACCCCTTGTACAAATCCAAGAATCACAAAAATAACAAATGCTAGAATAAAGTTCATTGCAGGACCTGCAAAAATTGTTAACGCGCGTTGACCCAATTTTTTAGAGCCAAACTGTCTGTTAAACGGAGCGATTTGGATTTCTTCTCCCGCAGATATGATACGAGCTTTTTCATTCACTCGGAATGTTTGCAGCTCTTCCTCGTACTCTTCATATCCCGAAATTGTAAGATTATGCTCCAAATCAGCTTGTTCGACTTCAATAACACGAACATTTGGATATTTTTCATATCCATCAAAAACTAATTTCACAGCTTCGTCTTTTTCATTTAGCACAAGGCCAACCTTTTTCCCTGGCTTTAACTCAACTGTGTCCGCATCCTCGCCAGCCATTCTTACATAGCCACCAAGGGGCAGTAATCGAATCGTATACACCGTTTCATTCTTTTCAAATGAGAATATTTTTGGACCAAAACCAATCGCAAACTCGCGGCATAAAATACCCGCTCTTTTTGCGAAATATAGATGCCCTAGCTCATGGAAAAATACGAGTGCACCGAAAATTAATATAAAGGCAATCGCTGTATTCAATTCCATAACCACCTTTGCTAAATTTGTTCCATCACAAACCGTCTTGTGGCTGCATCAATTTCCAGAATTTCCTCTAAGCTCGGACGTGCAATGACATTGTGATGGTTCATTGCTTTTTCAATGAGGTCTTCCACTGTTAAGAAACCAATTCTCTTTTGTAAAAAAGCTTCAACAGCTACTTCATTTGCAGCGTTCATTACAGCTGGCATACTTCCACCTGTTTTCCCAGCTTCATACGCAAAACGTAGACAACGGAAACGTTCTTGGTTCATTTTTTCAAAATGCAATGTTCCCATTTCCCATAAGTTTAACTGTTTTGTGTCTGAAAGAGGTAATCTATCAGGATATGTAAGCGCGTATTGAATTGGTACTCGCATATCAGGTGAGCCAAGCTGTGCCATTACACTACGATCTTCAAATTCAACCATAGAATGAATAATACTTTCTTTATGTAAAACAACATCAATTTGCTCATAAGGGATACCAAAAAGCCAATGTGCTTCAATTACTTCTAGTCCCTTATTCATCATTGTAGCAGAATCAATTGTAATTTTCGAACCCATTGACCAGTTTGGATGTCGAAGCGCATCTTCTACGGTCACATGATGCAATTCATCTCTCGTTTTATCACGGAAACTTCCGCCAGAAGCCGTTATAATGAGTCGAGAAATTCTTTTTTCATTTTCACCATTCAAGCATTGAAAAATAGCTGAATGTTCACTATCTACTGGAAGTAACGAAACATTATGTTTTCGTGCCGCTTCCATTACTAGATGCCCTGCAGTTACTAACGTTTCTTTATTTGCAATTCCAATTGTTTTTTTCGCCTCAATTGCACGAAGTGTTGGTAACAACCCTACGCTACCTACAACGGCATTTACTAAAATCTCCGCATCTGGATGTAATGCTACTTCTAAAAGACCTTCACTACCATATACAATTTTTGTATTACCAGAAACAGCTTGTAATTTTATAACATCTTCTGCTCTTTGCACAGAAACAATTTGCGGAGAAAATTCTTGAATTACTTTTACTGCGTAGTCAATATTTTTCCCTACAGAAAAAGCAACGAGACGGAATTGGTCTGGGTGCGAGCGTAACACATCTAAAGTTTGTGTACCAATTGATCCGCTTGCACCTAATAAACTAATATTTTTCATGACTCCAACCCCTCGTTCATTTATTAATTGTATTGTAATAAGAAGTAGAGAATTGGTAACACAAATAACCAACTATCTGTTCGATCTAATATACCACCATGTCCAGGTAAAATTGTACCTGAATCTTTTACGCCATAGTGACGTTTAAATGCAGACTGTACTAAATCACCAATTTGTCCAAAAATAGAAATGATAATCGTCAGCACAATTAAAATCCCTACATTTGCTTCAACTGGGAAGAACATATTGTAAACAAGTGCAACAATAACTCCACAAACAATACCGCCTAATGAACCTTCAATTGTTTTATTTGGACTAATTTCTGGCCACAACTTTCTTTTTCCTAATGCTTTTCCTACGAAATATGCGCCTGAATCAGTAGCCCATATAACAAATAATGCGCAAAACACATATTTAATTCCTAATATTCTCGTTTCATTTAAATATAAGAATCCCATTGCAACATATGTCGTTGCCATAAGTAAAAATGAAGCATTATCAAAAGTAAATGTATTCTTAGAAAGGACTGTATATGATAAAAGTAATAAAACAATCACAAACGTAATTTCTAATTTACCTAATCCAATCCACCTAAACAGTTCTGATGCACTACTTGGAACTAAAATAACCCATAATAATACCGCAGCTAAAACTGTTGGTACCGAAATAAGCGTAAGCTTGTTCATACGAATTAATTCATATAAACCTATAGAAGCAAGTGCATACACTAAAACCGTAAAAGGCACGCCACCGTAAATTACGATGGGAATGAATAGCGCGGCAGCAACCACTCCAGTAATAATTCTCTGTTTCACTACCAAACCCTCTCTTTCTACACGCCTCCGAATCTGCGCCCTCTATGTTGAAAGTCTGTAATCGCATTAAGCAAATGTTCTTCCGTAAAGTCTGGCCAATACACATCCGTAAACCAAAATTCTGAATATGCAATTTGCCATAACATAAAATTACTAATACGTAGCTCTCCGCTTGTACGAATTAACAACTCTGGATCAGGTAAAGAACTCGTCATTAAGTAGGAAGAAATCATTTCTTCACTTATCTCTTCAGCACGAATTTTTCCTTCCTCACTATCTTTCATCATATGTTGCACAGCAGAAACGATTTCATCTCGACTTCCATAGTTTAACGCGAAATTAAGAATTAATCCCGTATTCTCTTGCGTATCTTCCATGGCTTTTTCCATCGCTCTGCGTGTATGCGTAGGAAGACGATCTTTTTGCCCTATTACTCGGACTTGTACGTTTTCTTCAATCAATTCTGGTAAAAATGTACCTAGAAATTCTTCTGGAAGCCTCATTAAATAGTCAACTTCCTTTTTCGGTCTTTTCCAGTTCTCAGTTGAAAAAGCATAAAGAGTTAACACTTTCACATTAAGCTTACTTGCAAATTTTGTAATTTTCTTTACAACTTGCATGCCTTCATGATGTCCCGCAATACGAGGCATAGCTCTCCTCTTTGCCCATCTTCCATTGCCATCCATAATGATGGCAATATGTTCTGGTATATATCCTTTTTTCACTTCTTCAACGAGATGATCAAACGATGCGTCCTTTTTACTTTTAAAAAAAGGAAAGTTTTTAAACATCATTCATACCCTCCAGCAAGCAGACGTATGCCTAAAAGTGTAAAAAGACCCCCTTAAGAAGAGGGTCATATTTGCGAAGTTATCGCTATTACACTTCCATGATTTCTTTTTCTTTGTTTTTTGCGATTTCGTCAACTTTTGCAATATATTTATCTGTTTCTTTTTGGATATCTTCAGTATATCCTCTTAAATCATCTTCCGTAATATCGCCAGCTTTTTCAAGCTTCTTAAGATCATCGTTACCGTCACGACGTACGTTACGAACCGCAACTTTTGCTTCTTCAGCATATTTTTTCACAACTTTTACAAGATCACGACGACGCTCTTCTGTTAATGCAGGGAATGCAATACGAATTACAGTTCCGTCATTAGAAGGGTTTAATCCTAAATCTGCTTTTAAGATTGCTTTTTCAATATCACCGATAGAAGTTTTATCATAGGGTTGAATTACAAGCAAACGTGCTTCTGGAACTGTAATGTTCGCTAATTGCACAACTGGTGTTGGTGCACCGTAGTAATCAACTTGTACCTTATCTAATACAGACGAGCTTGCACGACCAGCGCGAACTGTTGCTAATTCACGAGAATAAGCAGCAACTGCTTTTTCCATTTTTTCATTTGAAGACTTCAATACTTGTTGTCCCATATTTATTTCCCCCTTACAACTGTTCCAATATTTTCGCCTAAAACGGCACGTTTAATGTTACCTTTTTCCATAACTGAGAATACAATTAATGGAATATCATTGTCCATACATAAAGAAGAAGCTGTAGAATCCATTACACCTAAACCTTCTTTTAATACATCTAAGTAAGTAAGTGTTTCGTACTTTGTAGCAGTTGGATCAATAGATGGATCTGCACTATATACGCCATCCACATTATTTTTTGCCATTAAAATAACGTCCGCTTCGATTTCCGCTGCACGTAATGCTGCTGTCGTATCTGTAGAGAAGTATGGGTTACCAGTACCTGCGGCAAAGATAACAACACGTTTTTTCTCTAAGTGACGAATTGCTTTACGTCGAATGTAAGGCTCTGCCACTTGAC
This genomic interval from Bacillus cereus contains the following:
- the pyrH gene encoding UMP kinase, translating into MSKPKYNRVVLKLSGEALAGEQGFGINPTVIKSVAEQVKEIAELDVEVAVVVGGGNIWRGKIGSEMGMDRAGADYMGMLATVMNSLALQDSLENIGIQTRVQTSIEMRQVAEPYIRRKAIRHLEKKRVVIFAAGTGNPYFSTDTTAALRAAEIEADVILMAKNNVDGVYSADPSIDPTATKYETLTYLDVLKEGLGVMDSTASSLCMDNDIPLIVFSVMEKGNIKRAVLGENIGTVVRGK
- the cdsA gene encoding phosphatidate cytidylyltransferase, which translates into the protein MKQRIITGVVAAALFIPIVIYGGVPFTVLVYALASIGLYELIRMNKLTLISVPTVLAAVLLWVILVPSSASELFRWIGLGKLEITFVIVLLLLSYTVLSKNTFTFDNASFLLMATTYVAMGFLYLNETRILGIKYVFCALFVIWATDSGAYFVGKALGKRKLWPEISPNKTIEGSLGGIVCGVIVALVYNMFFPVEANVGILIVLTIIISIFGQIGDLVQSAFKRHYGVKDSGTILPGHGGILDRTDSWLFVLPILYFLLQYN
- the rseP gene encoding RIP metalloprotease RseP, translating into MNTAIAFILIFGALVFFHELGHLYFAKRAGILCREFAIGFGPKIFSFEKNETVYTIRLLPLGGYVRMAGEDADTVELKPGKKVGLVLNEKDEAVKLVFDGYEKYPNVRVIEVEQADLEHNLTISGYEEYEEELQTFRVNEKARIISAGEEIQIAPFNRQFGSKKLGQRALTIFAGPAMNFILAFVIFVILGFVQGVPVDKPMVGKVMDNSAAQQAGLKENDTIQAIDGKNTSTWKDVVNIVRENPNKEITLQVKRDSEQINVKVTPTVDKEGKEEVGRIGVYSPVEKTVMGSIKSGFEQTYEWTKLIFDSLVKLVTGQFSINELSGPVGIYNLTDQVVDYGFTRVLSLAAVLSINLGLFNLLPVPALDGGRLFFFLIEALRGKPIDRQKEGMVHFIGFALLMLLMLVVTWNDIRKFFL
- the frr gene encoding ribosome recycling factor, producing MGQQVLKSSNEKMEKAVAAYSRELATVRAGRASSSVLDKVQVDYYGAPTPVVQLANITVPEARLLVIQPYDKTSIGDIEKAILKADLGLNPSNDGTVIRIAFPALTEERRRDLVKVVKKYAEEAKVAVRNVRRDGNDDLKKLEKAGDITEDDLRGYTEDIQKETDKYIAKVDEIAKNKEKEIMEV
- the uppS gene encoding isoprenyl transferase; its protein translation is MMFKNFPFFKSKKDASFDHLVEEVKKGYIPEHIAIIMDGNGRWAKRRAMPRIAGHHEGMQVVKKITKFASKLNVKVLTLYAFSTENWKRPKKEVDYLMRLPEEFLGTFLPELIEENVQVRVIGQKDRLPTHTRRAMEKAMEDTQENTGLILNFALNYGSRDEIVSAVQHMMKDSEEGKIRAEEISEEMISSYLMTSSLPDPELLIRTSGELRISNFMLWQIAYSEFWFTDVYWPDFTEEHLLNAITDFQHRGRRFGGV
- the dxr gene encoding 1-deoxy-D-xylulose-5-phosphate reductoisomerase, encoding MKNISLLGASGSIGTQTLDVLRSHPDQFRLVAFSVGKNIDYAVKVIQEFSPQIVSVQRAEDVIKLQAVSGNTKIVYGSEGLLEVALHPDAEILVNAVVGSVGLLPTLRAIEAKKTIGIANKETLVTAGHLVMEAARKHNVSLLPVDSEHSAIFQCLNGENEKRISRLIITASGGSFRDKTRDELHHVTVEDALRHPNWSMGSKITIDSATMMNKGLEVIEAHWLFGIPYEQIDVVLHKESIIHSMVEFEDRSVMAQLGSPDMRVPIQYALTYPDRLPLSDTKQLNLWEMGTLHFEKMNQERFRCLRFAYEAGKTGGSMPAVMNAANEVAVEAFLQKRIGFLTVEDLIEKAMNHHNVIARPSLEEILEIDAATRRFVMEQI